The genomic region ATAATACTTGTCAGACACGGAAAAACTATCTGGAACGCAGAAGGAAGATATCAGGGGAAAATGGACATTCCCCTTAACGAAGAGGGCAAAGAGCAGGCAAAAAGGGCAGGCAATGCCCTTAAAGGTTTTCCTGTTAAAGCCGTTTTTTCAAGTCCGTTAAAGAGGTGTTACGACACAGCAGCAGAAATAGCAAAGCACCACAACCTTCAGGTTCAAACGGAAGAGGGTTTTAAGGAAATAGACCACGGTGAGTGGGAAGGTCTTCTGGCAAGTGATGTTGAGAAAAGATATCCCGAGCTTTTAAAACTGTGGCGTGAAAGACCAGCTGAAGTAAGAATGCCAGGTGAAGGTGGAGAAACGCTTCAAGATGTTTACGATAGAGCGGTTAAAGCTTTTGAAAAGGTTGTATCCCAATTTAAGGACGAGGACATTATTGTTATAGTGGGCCACGACGCCACAAACAAGGTAATAATGTGTCATGTTCTTCAGACAGATCTTAATAAGTTCTGGGCATTTAAACAGGCAAACTGCGGGATAACGGTACTTGAGTACGATCCTAAAACTAAAAGAGTTATCGTTCACGTGGCAAA from Desulfurobacterium sp. TC5-1 harbors:
- a CDS encoding histidine phosphatase family protein, with the protein product MPKIILVRHGKTIWNAEGRYQGKMDIPLNEEGKEQAKRAGNALKGFPVKAVFSSPLKRCYDTAAEIAKHHNLQVQTEEGFKEIDHGEWEGLLASDVEKRYPELLKLWRERPAEVRMPGEGGETLQDVYDRAVKAFEKVVSQFKDEDIIVIVGHDATNKVIMCHVLQTDLNKFWAFKQANCGITVLEYDPKTKRVIVHVANATGHLGKDIDFEVQKSL